One genomic window of Acidobacteriota bacterium includes the following:
- the polA gene encoding DNA polymerase I, whose protein sequence is MPTFYLIDGSSQMYRAYHAIRGLTGPDGRSTNAVFGFVMMLRRLVADHRPDLIAAAFDLAGPTFRSELAGDYKAHRPPMPPDLEEQIPWVHRSCEALGVPVLTSVGFEADDVIGTLALKGAAAGFDVAIVTGDKDFYQLVGERIRVFNPRDDGTWYDEAGVVEKFGVPPRQVIDVLALTGDAVDNVKGVPGIGEKGARELLAQFGSLDALLEQAAAITQKRYREALLTNADAARLSRELVTIRCDVPVEADLERFRYPGPAREACYTLFAELGFKTLTREFAPAHETAAVVRDYEVVDSIEGLETLVGELRVAGRFGLRVVGDDPAPMHARLVGIALSAREGHARYVPLGHRSLDEHSNLSERAVLDVLRPLLEDPVLQVAGHDLKTDMIILARHGVRLGGRAFDTMLASYLLDSTRAPHALETIALEHIGVRAATEELTYGKGAKAIQASDLPATATLAFAGERAELPLRLAGTLQDQLASHSLAELNDTMELPLVPILAEIEQIGVRVDTAALAALSKRLERDLQALGLRIFEMGGGEFNINSPKQLAEVLFERLQLPASKKTGKTRVASTAVDVLEELALTHELPRLILEWRSMQKLKGTYIDALPLLVHADTGRVHTSFNQAVAATGRLSSSDPNLQNIPVRTELGREIRQAFIADPGCVLISADYSQIELRVLAHLAGDQALIEAFKRGEDIHDRTADAIFGPGSTKDRKERRTVAKMINYALLYGKTAFTLAKDIGVTQQAAQAFIDAYFAGFPGVRRFLDRTLEEARVSGVVKTLFGRRRPVPELTSQNGQVRSAAERIAVNMPIQGTAADIMKRAMIDVHRALAGHRAAPGGRHPRMILTVHDELVFEVRREDASEIAALVRELMEAAATLAVPLTVDVGIGDNWNDAKP, encoded by the coding sequence ATGCCCACGTTCTACCTGATCGACGGCAGCTCCCAGATGTACCGGGCGTACCACGCCATTCGGGGACTGACCGGGCCTGACGGCCGTTCCACCAACGCGGTGTTCGGCTTCGTCATGATGCTCCGCAGGTTGGTGGCCGACCATCGGCCCGACCTGATCGCCGCCGCGTTCGACCTGGCGGGGCCGACGTTTCGGAGCGAATTAGCCGGCGACTACAAAGCGCACCGCCCGCCGATGCCGCCTGATCTGGAGGAACAGATTCCGTGGGTCCATCGCTCGTGCGAAGCACTGGGCGTCCCGGTGCTCACATCCGTTGGATTCGAGGCGGACGATGTGATCGGGACGCTGGCCCTCAAGGGCGCGGCCGCGGGTTTCGATGTGGCCATTGTCACCGGCGACAAGGATTTCTATCAACTGGTGGGCGAGCGAATTCGCGTGTTCAACCCGCGGGACGACGGCACCTGGTACGACGAAGCCGGCGTCGTCGAGAAGTTCGGCGTGCCACCGCGGCAGGTGATCGACGTACTGGCGCTGACCGGTGACGCGGTCGACAACGTGAAAGGCGTCCCCGGCATTGGCGAGAAGGGTGCCCGCGAGTTGCTGGCGCAGTTTGGCTCTCTCGATGCCCTGCTCGAACAGGCCGCCGCCATCACGCAGAAGCGGTACCGCGAAGCCCTGCTGACCAACGCCGATGCCGCGCGCTTGAGCCGGGAACTGGTCACCATCCGTTGCGACGTACCCGTCGAAGCCGACCTTGAGCGTTTCCGCTACCCGGGTCCCGCACGCGAGGCGTGTTACACGCTGTTCGCCGAACTCGGATTCAAGACGCTCACCCGTGAGTTCGCACCGGCACACGAGACCGCGGCGGTCGTTCGCGACTACGAGGTCGTCGATTCGATTGAGGGGCTCGAGACACTCGTCGGCGAGCTCCGGGTGGCTGGACGATTCGGCCTGCGCGTCGTGGGAGACGACCCGGCGCCCATGCACGCGCGCCTGGTGGGCATCGCGCTCTCTGCGCGTGAGGGGCACGCCCGTTATGTCCCGCTCGGTCACCGCTCGCTTGATGAGCATTCCAATCTTTCGGAGCGGGCCGTGCTCGACGTGTTGCGACCGCTGCTCGAGGATCCGGTGCTTCAGGTGGCCGGTCACGACCTGAAGACCGACATGATCATCCTGGCGCGTCATGGAGTGAGGCTGGGCGGTCGCGCGTTCGACACGATGCTGGCCAGCTACCTGCTCGATTCCACGCGGGCGCCGCACGCACTCGAGACCATCGCGCTCGAGCACATCGGCGTCCGGGCCGCGACCGAGGAACTCACCTACGGGAAGGGCGCCAAGGCGATCCAAGCCTCGGACCTGCCGGCGACGGCCACGCTGGCATTTGCCGGAGAGCGTGCCGAGTTGCCGTTGCGGCTGGCCGGGACGCTACAGGACCAGCTCGCCAGTCACTCGCTGGCCGAGCTGAACGACACGATGGAGCTGCCGCTCGTCCCCATCCTTGCCGAGATTGAGCAGATCGGGGTGCGCGTCGATACGGCGGCGCTCGCCGCGCTGTCGAAGCGTCTCGAACGGGATCTCCAGGCCCTTGGTCTCCGGATCTTCGAGATGGGCGGCGGCGAGTTCAACATCAACTCGCCGAAGCAACTGGCCGAAGTCCTGTTCGAGCGGCTGCAGTTGCCCGCGTCGAAAAAGACCGGCAAGACGCGCGTGGCCTCCACCGCCGTCGACGTGCTGGAGGAACTCGCGCTCACGCACGAACTGCCGCGACTCATCCTCGAGTGGCGCAGCATGCAGAAGCTCAAGGGGACCTACATCGACGCGCTTCCGCTGCTGGTTCACGCAGACACCGGGCGCGTCCATACCAGCTTCAATCAGGCGGTTGCCGCCACGGGGCGGCTGAGCAGCAGCGATCCGAATCTGCAGAACATCCCGGTCCGCACCGAACTCGGACGGGAGATCAGGCAGGCGTTTATCGCCGACCCCGGCTGCGTGTTGATCTCAGCCGACTACTCCCAAATCGAACTGCGCGTGCTGGCCCACCTCGCGGGCGATCAAGCACTGATCGAGGCGTTCAAGCGCGGAGAGGACATTCACGATCGGACCGCCGACGCGATCTTCGGACCAGGCAGCACGAAGGACCGCAAAGAGCGACGCACCGTCGCGAAGATGATCAACTACGCGCTGCTGTACGGAAAGACCGCGTTCACGCTGGCGAAGGATATCGGCGTGACGCAGCAGGCGGCGCAAGCCTTTATCGATGCCTACTTTGCGGGGTTCCCAGGTGTGCGCCGGTTTCTCGATCGCACCCTTGAGGAGGCGCGTGTTTCCGGTGTGGTGAAGACACTGTTCGGCCGGCGGCGGCCGGTGCCGGAGTTGACGAGCCAGAACGGCCAGGTGCGCAGCGCGGCCGAGCGGATTGCCGTCAACATGCCGATCCAGGGCACGGCGGCCGACATCATGAAACGGGCGATGATTGACGTGCATCGCGCCCTGGCTGGCCATCGGGCGGCGCCCGGCGGGCGGCATCCGCGCATGATCCTGACGGTCCACGACGAACTGGTGTTCGAGGTCCGGCGCGAGGACGCCAGCGAAATCGCGGCGCTCGTCCGGGAATTGATGGAAGCCGCGGCCACGTTGGCCGTGCCGCTGACGGTGGACGTCGGCATCGGGGACAACTGGAACGACGCCAAGCCGTAG
- a CDS encoding GNAT family N-acetyltransferase, with product MASHFTFGAQPTVLRCGRCGKSVDWQDARLQVVCQCRAHLDLPPVLVREGADDDRVAVMDLFRRDFGRSKMVAFGSLLALDDAPALVAVMKNELAGALAYRLRGDGLQIVALATEATWQRSGVGGYLVAEAELLARRLDLPKVVFCTTNDNLPSLYFYQRRGYQITEVIVGALVPHNPPPDNTGFAGIEVRDEIRLEKVLTSQSSPVRS from the coding sequence ATGGCGAGTCACTTCACGTTTGGGGCCCAGCCCACGGTGCTTCGATGCGGGCGGTGCGGGAAGTCCGTCGACTGGCAGGATGCCCGGCTCCAGGTCGTGTGCCAGTGTCGCGCGCACCTTGACCTTCCTCCGGTATTGGTGCGCGAGGGGGCAGACGACGACCGCGTTGCCGTCATGGACTTGTTCCGCCGCGACTTCGGCCGCTCAAAGATGGTGGCGTTTGGCAGCCTGCTGGCGCTTGACGATGCTCCGGCCCTGGTCGCCGTCATGAAGAACGAACTCGCGGGCGCGCTGGCGTACCGGTTGCGGGGCGATGGCCTGCAGATTGTCGCGCTGGCCACCGAGGCAACCTGGCAGCGGTCCGGCGTGGGAGGGTATCTCGTCGCGGAGGCCGAGTTGCTCGCACGACGCCTCGATCTGCCGAAGGTCGTCTTCTGCACCACCAACGACAACCTGCCGTCGTTGTATTTCTACCAGCGGCGCGGCTACCAGATCACCGAGGTGATCGTGGGAGCGCTCGTCCCTCACAATCCGCCGCCCGACAACACAGGGTTCGCGGGCATTGAAGTGAGGGACGAGATTCGCCTCGAGAAGGTCCTTACATCCCAATCTTCTCCAGTGCGCTCCTGA
- a CDS encoding Spy/CpxP family protein refolding chaperone, protein MKRRAVWAVAAIAVAGLLVETGAYAQTAPPAQQPPKAQAPAAKKPAADPTTQAQPTPPPAPQPPMGRGPGMGRGQMMGRGLGLGRGQMMGRGMGMGPMQQGRKFGRQQMARRSLMGAAGMAGLMRRLNLTQAQKDQLKGFRDQRQKDMTATRDKLQPARQKLRDAMRAQIPDEAAVRAAGLAMATAQADQMALQARSRAQLMKVLTPEQQQQFRQFQQRMTGGRSRQMRMQPGGMMDRQGKGWRRRD, encoded by the coding sequence ATGAAGCGACGAGCGGTGTGGGCCGTGGCGGCGATAGCCGTCGCGGGATTGCTGGTTGAAACCGGGGCGTACGCGCAGACGGCGCCGCCAGCGCAGCAGCCGCCAAAGGCTCAGGCGCCTGCCGCCAAGAAGCCGGCTGCCGACCCGACGACCCAGGCACAGCCGACTCCCCCGCCCGCGCCGCAGCCGCCGATGGGACGTGGACCAGGCATGGGGCGCGGACAGATGATGGGCCGTGGCCTGGGGCTGGGGCGTGGACAGATGATGGGCCGTGGCATGGGAATGGGTCCGATGCAACAGGGCCGGAAGTTTGGGCGGCAGCAGATGGCGCGCCGGTCCCTCATGGGCGCGGCAGGCATGGCCGGCCTGATGCGCCGCCTCAATCTCACGCAGGCACAGAAAGACCAGTTGAAGGGCTTCCGTGACCAGCGCCAGAAGGACATGACCGCCACCCGCGACAAGTTGCAGCCGGCGCGACAGAAACTCCGCGACGCGATGCGCGCGCAGATCCCGGACGAAGCCGCGGTCCGGGCGGCAGGCCTGGCGATGGCGACGGCACAGGCAGACCAAATGGCGCTACAGGCCAGGTCTCGCGCTCAGCTCATGAAAGTGCTGACGCCGGAGCAACAACAACAGTTCCGCCAGTTCCAACAGCGGATGACCGGGGGGCGCTCGAGACAGATGCGAATGCAGCCGGGCGGCATGATGGACCGACAGGGCAAGGGCTGGCGTCGGCGGGACTAG
- a CDS encoding response regulator transcription factor, which produces MSDSPRALIVEDEQHIRDLITLHLGLEGFICTPSADGRDALATLNEQRFDIVVLDLMIPSIDGLAVCRAVRRGGPNADTPILMLTARREESDKVLGLESGADDYLTKPFGVREFIARVRALLRRAGARTGGEGASTQAGGSSDEVYRVMDLEIDLARHRVRVAGAEVDLTAQEFNLLRTLASRPGIVFTRDALLTNVWKGDTFVTERSVDALVKRLRKKIEPDAATPRYVLTVWGSGYKFADE; this is translated from the coding sequence GTGAGCGACAGTCCGCGCGCGTTGATCGTCGAGGACGAACAGCACATCCGTGATCTGATCACGCTGCATCTCGGGCTTGAAGGATTCATCTGCACGCCGTCCGCCGACGGGCGGGACGCACTCGCGACGCTCAACGAGCAGCGATTCGACATTGTCGTGCTCGACCTGATGATCCCGTCGATAGACGGACTCGCCGTCTGCCGGGCGGTGCGCCGCGGCGGCCCCAATGCCGACACGCCGATCCTGATGCTGACGGCGAGGCGCGAAGAATCAGACAAAGTGCTCGGCCTCGAAAGCGGGGCCGACGACTATCTGACCAAACCGTTCGGCGTCCGTGAGTTCATCGCGCGCGTCAGGGCGCTGCTGAGGCGGGCAGGCGCCAGGACTGGTGGCGAGGGGGCGTCCACACAGGCCGGCGGGTCCAGCGACGAGGTCTATCGAGTGATGGATCTCGAGATTGATCTCGCGCGCCACCGCGTGAGGGTCGCTGGTGCCGAGGTCGACCTGACCGCGCAGGAGTTCAACCTGCTCCGCACACTCGCGTCGCGCCCCGGCATTGTCTTCACCCGGGACGCCCTGCTGACCAACGTGTGGAAAGGCGACACGTTCGTGACGGAGCGCAGCGTCGACGCGCTCGTCAAGAGACTGCGGAAGAAGATCGAGCCAGACGCGGCCACGCCGCGTTACGTTCTGACCGTGTGGGGAAGCGGGTACAAATTCGCCGATGAGTGA
- a CDS encoding BON domain-containing protein — protein sequence MTRLRHIATGLMLVALIAAPILAQDERKDLQIFKDASDAVLRYPRFTIFDDVSASIDQGVVTLAGKVTMPFKRTDIEDRVARVAGVKRVDNSITVLPVSIADDDLRYFIARAIYGNSAFWQYATMTNPPIHVIVERGRVTLTGVVSSNVERMLARSLAAGFGEFSITSELKTDAEVRSALEKIGM from the coding sequence ATGACACGGTTACGCCACATCGCCACCGGTCTGATGCTCGTCGCGCTGATCGCAGCACCGATCCTCGCGCAGGACGAGCGGAAAGACCTTCAAATATTCAAGGACGCCTCGGACGCGGTCCTCAGGTACCCGCGATTCACGATCTTCGACGACGTGAGCGCGTCGATCGACCAGGGAGTGGTCACCCTGGCCGGCAAGGTCACGATGCCGTTCAAGCGTACCGACATCGAAGACCGGGTCGCCCGGGTCGCCGGCGTCAAACGCGTGGACAACTCGATTACGGTGCTTCCGGTCTCGATCGCGGACGACGACCTGCGGTACTTCATCGCGCGCGCCATCTACGGCAATTCCGCGTTCTGGCAATACGCGACGATGACCAATCCGCCCATTCACGTCATTGTCGAACGCGGGCGGGTGACGCTGACCGGCGTGGTCAGCAGCAATGTGGAGCGGATGCTGGCGCGATCGCTGGCCGCCGGATTTGGCGAGTTCTCGATCACCAGCGAGCTGAAGACTGACGCCGAAGTCAGGAGCGCACTGGAGAAGATTGGGATGTAA
- a CDS encoding ZIP family metal transporter yields the protein MSLLLIAISLAILGSVGGIVLGAVLLVFRESVRTKLVPWLVSYAVGTLLGVALLDILPEALQSLKPTPVFGALLGGIMAFFILEKLVLWHHCHDDQCESHKAAAPLILIGHSVHNLIDGTMIAAATYVSIPLGVTTALAVAAHEIPQEVGDFAILLHAGYSRMKALWLNVLSGMSAAGGVLLAFVAIDRSRDIVPYFLPVAAASFLYIAMSDLIPSLHRNPLEGGAIRQVLLVGAGILTVTLL from the coding sequence ATGTCTCTGCTTCTGATTGCCATCAGCCTCGCCATCCTGGGCAGCGTGGGCGGGATCGTGCTCGGAGCGGTCCTGCTCGTCTTCCGCGAGTCGGTGCGAACCAAGCTGGTTCCGTGGCTCGTCAGTTACGCGGTCGGGACGCTGCTCGGCGTGGCCCTGCTCGATATACTGCCCGAAGCCCTGCAGTCACTGAAGCCCACGCCGGTGTTTGGGGCGCTGCTTGGCGGCATCATGGCCTTTTTCATTCTCGAGAAACTCGTGTTGTGGCATCACTGCCACGACGATCAGTGCGAATCCCACAAGGCGGCGGCGCCGCTCATCCTGATCGGACACAGCGTCCACAACCTCATTGACGGCACGATGATCGCCGCCGCGACGTATGTCTCGATTCCCCTTGGCGTGACGACGGCGCTGGCGGTCGCCGCCCACGAGATTCCCCAGGAAGTGGGCGACTTCGCGATTCTCCTGCACGCGGGCTATTCGAGGATGAAAGCGCTCTGGCTCAACGTGCTGTCGGGTATGTCGGCGGCTGGCGGCGTGCTGCTGGCCTTCGTCGCCATCGATCGGTCACGGGATATCGTGCCGTATTTTCTGCCTGTGGCGGCCGCGAGCTTCCTCTATATCGCCATGTCAGACCTGATCCCGAGCCTGCACCGCAACCCGCTTGAAGGCGGCGCCATTCGTCAGGTCCTCCTGGTCGGCGCGGGCATCCTGACGGTTACGCTGCTCTGA
- a CDS encoding Spy/CpxP family protein refolding chaperone, with amino-acid sequence MDFKNRTFLASLAATFGVVIVAGLGIVALGAQQGPPPGRGPGARGPGMFGAGPRGPMAGMMRRGLAQLNLTDDQKTRIKSTLESNRDATQAIAKRMIAAREALGDAVTADTIVEADIRAKAAAVAVVEADAAVLRANVRAQVFALLTPEQVAKAKQLRAVGNGRIKQFLGRMLGRDGRGGPGGPGRVGGWF; translated from the coding sequence ATGGACTTCAAGAATCGCACGTTTCTCGCATCGCTCGCCGCCACGTTCGGCGTGGTCATCGTCGCCGGGCTCGGCATCGTCGCGCTCGGCGCGCAGCAGGGCCCACCTCCGGGACGTGGTCCTGGCGCGCGCGGACCCGGGATGTTCGGCGCCGGACCTCGCGGCCCGATGGCCGGGATGATGCGACGCGGTCTCGCTCAGTTGAATCTGACCGATGACCAGAAGACGAGGATCAAGAGCACCCTTGAGTCGAATAGGGACGCCACACAGGCGATCGCCAAGCGGATGATCGCCGCACGCGAAGCGCTGGGCGACGCCGTCACGGCCGACACGATCGTCGAAGCGGACATTCGCGCGAAAGCCGCCGCGGTGGCCGTCGTCGAAGCCGACGCGGCGGTGCTGCGGGCCAATGTTCGCGCGCAGGTGTTCGCGTTGCTGACGCCGGAACAGGTGGCCAAGGCCAAGCAGTTGCGTGCCGTAGGGAACGGCCGCATCAAGCAGTTCCTTGGCCGCATGCTCGGCCGCGACGGCCGGGGCGGGCCGGGTGGTCCCGGGCGCGTCGGCGGCTGGTTCTAA
- a CDS encoding HAMP domain-containing sensor histidine kinase codes for MSERAWFRSLYWRIAIGFVAFLATLMVVQGAVTVWFLARSSDTVAGRSTLDLAALVASDLGTAWSADENLEVEAYLREHYGSHWRPVALVLPDGRMFLSHPDADVPPLLREAALRRLTRRALGPGAGLGPGRGGGPGFGPGLGPGPGLEPGGGRGPRRPAAFFPVVVHDRVRAMVLVPPNAPLAVVIRQVAPVGMAIAALLVIIGTMFASVFIFRPAHRRLGQLEDAARRLGTGDATARAPETGGDEIAAVARAFNRMAADLSARAEALRAADHDRRQLLADVSHELMTPLTAIRGYLETLAMAELELNADTRQRYLGIVREETARLERLIGDLMDLARLEAGGGALVRTEILVEELFRRVIERHERDAGLKNATLTSHIDPPSMTVHVDPVRMEQALQNLAANALRHTGSGGRIEFGACARPDSAVLSVRDTGEGIPTEHIGHVFDRFYKTDTSRAGDQRGSGLGLSIVKAIVERHGGRVTVRSQEGLETVFDIVLPRETGDGGFNTP; via the coding sequence ATGAGTGAACGAGCCTGGTTTCGCAGCCTGTACTGGCGCATCGCGATCGGATTTGTCGCGTTCCTCGCCACCCTGATGGTGGTGCAGGGAGCCGTGACGGTCTGGTTTCTGGCGCGTTCATCCGACACGGTCGCCGGCCGCTCGACACTCGATCTGGCTGCGCTGGTCGCCTCTGATCTGGGCACGGCATGGTCCGCGGACGAGAACCTCGAGGTCGAGGCCTATCTGCGAGAGCACTATGGCTCCCACTGGCGGCCTGTTGCGCTGGTGTTGCCCGACGGCCGCATGTTCCTCTCCCATCCGGACGCAGATGTGCCGCCCCTTCTGCGCGAGGCCGCGCTGCGTCGCCTGACGCGGCGCGCACTGGGCCCGGGTGCCGGGCTCGGGCCGGGTCGCGGCGGCGGGCCAGGATTCGGACCGGGACTCGGGCCGGGTCCGGGGCTTGAACCGGGCGGGGGACGGGGCCCAAGGCGACCGGCCGCGTTCTTCCCGGTGGTCGTGCACGATCGCGTGCGTGCGATGGTGTTGGTTCCCCCAAACGCGCCGCTGGCTGTCGTGATTCGCCAGGTTGCGCCGGTGGGGATGGCGATCGCGGCGCTGCTCGTGATCATCGGCACGATGTTCGCGAGCGTGTTCATCTTCAGACCTGCGCACAGACGACTGGGCCAGCTCGAGGATGCCGCGCGGCGCCTCGGCACGGGCGATGCGACGGCGCGTGCGCCGGAAACAGGCGGCGACGAGATTGCGGCTGTAGCGCGGGCGTTCAACCGGATGGCGGCCGACTTGAGTGCCCGGGCGGAGGCCCTTCGTGCGGCTGATCACGATCGCCGTCAACTCCTGGCCGACGTGTCCCATGAGTTGATGACGCCGCTGACGGCGATACGCGGATACCTCGAGACACTCGCGATGGCCGAGTTGGAGCTCAATGCCGACACGCGCCAACGCTACCTCGGTATCGTCCGCGAGGAGACGGCCAGACTCGAACGGCTCATTGGCGACTTGATGGACCTGGCCCGGCTCGAGGCAGGAGGCGGGGCACTGGTTCGCACGGAGATCCTGGTCGAAGAGTTGTTCCGTCGGGTGATTGAACGGCACGAACGCGACGCCGGGCTGAAGAACGCCACGCTGACCAGCCACATCGATCCACCGTCGATGACCGTGCACGTCGATCCTGTGCGCATGGAGCAGGCGCTCCAGAATCTGGCGGCCAACGCGTTACGCCACACCGGATCCGGCGGCAGGATTGAATTCGGTGCGTGTGCGCGCCCGGATAGTGCGGTGTTGTCTGTTCGCGATACCGGAGAAGGGATCCCCACCGAGCACATCGGTCACGTGTTTGACCGGTTCTACAAAACCGACACGTCGCGAGCAGGCGATCAACGAGGAAGCGGCCTCGGGCTCTCGATCGTCAAGGCCATCGTCGAGCGCCACGGAGGCCGCGTCACCGTTCGAAGTCAGGAAGGACTGGAGACCGTCTTCGACATCGTGTTGCCACGCGAGACGGGCGACGGCGGCTTTAACACGCCGTAG
- a CDS encoding VWA domain-containing protein: protein MRRWRADRAPRVLVVVALVAAFGATLPGQQDQSPRYRFKTGVELVNVTATVTDRAGRFVGNLTRDDFGVYEDGVLQSIDYFSRERVPVSLGIVLDTSGSMVGDKIRAAQRALDRFLVELLGPDDEVFLYRIGDEPLLVQGWTTDRDALRRQLGRITPTGETALYDTVARAVALAQTGTHRKKALVIISDGNDNASTIGVRQVRQLILQSELLVYAIGLDGNAGIMRIAQQRGPQRPRPPVRIPWPPTLPRGGGFPPQNPPIPAIPPPSGGLPHSSEEGVNATALRAITDDSGGRTEIIRSSLDLDPATAGIADELSRQYSLAYSPTSPKDGRWHNIRVVVKNRDCLVRARRGYVAGVVGKTERSVS from the coding sequence GTGCGACGTTGGCGAGCAGACCGCGCCCCTCGCGTGCTCGTGGTCGTCGCGCTCGTCGCGGCCTTCGGCGCAACCCTCCCGGGTCAGCAGGACCAGAGCCCACGCTATCGGTTCAAGACGGGTGTCGAGCTGGTCAACGTCACGGCCACAGTCACCGACCGCGCGGGACGCTTCGTCGGCAACCTCACGCGCGACGACTTCGGCGTGTACGAAGACGGCGTCCTGCAGTCGATTGACTACTTCTCCCGCGAACGGGTGCCCGTCAGCCTCGGCATCGTGCTCGACACGTCGGGCAGCATGGTTGGAGACAAGATTCGCGCGGCTCAGCGGGCACTCGACCGGTTTCTCGTTGAGCTGCTCGGACCCGACGACGAAGTCTTCCTGTACCGCATCGGCGACGAGCCGCTGCTGGTCCAGGGATGGACCACGGATCGCGACGCGCTACGCCGCCAGCTGGGCCGCATTACGCCGACGGGAGAGACCGCGCTGTACGACACGGTTGCCCGCGCCGTCGCGCTCGCGCAGACGGGCACTCATCGGAAGAAGGCCCTCGTGATCATCTCCGATGGCAATGACAACGCGTCGACGATTGGCGTGCGCCAGGTACGCCAGCTGATCCTGCAATCTGAATTGCTCGTGTACGCCATCGGCCTCGATGGGAACGCGGGGATCATGCGGATTGCCCAACAGCGCGGACCCCAGCGACCACGGCCGCCGGTTCGCATCCCCTGGCCGCCGACCCTCCCTCGTGGCGGCGGCTTTCCACCACAGAATCCGCCGATCCCTGCGATCCCACCGCCTTCCGGAGGATTGCCGCACAGCAGCGAGGAAGGCGTTAACGCGACTGCCCTTCGCGCCATCACCGACGACAGCGGTGGCCGAACCGAGATCATCCGCTCGAGCCTCGATCTCGATCCGGCGACCGCCGGAATCGCCGACGAACTGAGCCGGCAGTACTCATTGGCCTACTCGCCGACATCCCCAAAGGACGGTCGGTGGCACAACATCCGGGTCGTCGTGAAGAACCGCGACTGCCTCGTGCGCGCGCGACGAGGTTACGTGGCGGGGGTGGTCGGAAAAACGGAGCGTTCTGTCTCCTGA